One Podarcis muralis chromosome 1, rPodMur119.hap1.1, whole genome shotgun sequence genomic window carries:
- the PTPN5 gene encoding tyrosine-protein phosphatase non-receptor type 5 isoform X3 yields the protein MEPPNGADAQQELQSKAEQSQKGSSRRTPEHSWVAWWTGGIAYLFALSQILVISLMFWYGGCETIPEFLEVFEILSDILTSPGQLFTDSEKDPKRDGGIIVPCFLLFLVSFGLLLLGILIWYLLKTPPDPPFPLQEDRRQSVSRQPSFTYSEWTEDKTEDEFLDLDPVPETPVFDCVMDMKVETDPATLTVKSVGLQERRGSNVSLTLDMCTPGCSEQGFGYIMSPKEESAREYLQTASNVLTEEELHQKALDSFVVQTEFFEIPMNFVDPKEYDIPGLVRKNRYKTILPNPHSRVCLTSDDQDDPLSSYINANYIRKCTEYWPEEQVTYEGIEITVKRVIQADDYRLRLITLKKGEEIRNLKHYWYTSWPDQKTPDQAPALLQLVQEVEEATQCAEEQNAPIIVHCSAGIGRTGCFIATSICCKQWKNEGAVDILRTTCQLRLDRGGMIQTCEQYQFVHHVMSLYEKQFSRAAAEE from the exons ATGGAACCACCAAATGGAGCTGATGCGCAGCAGGAACTGCAGAGCAAGGCAGAACAATCTCAGAAAGGTTCTTCGAGGAGGACTCCAGAGCATAGCTGGGTGGCTTGGTGGACCGGAGGAATTGCGTATCTGTTCGCCCTGTCACAGATATTG GTTATCTCCCTTATGTTTTGGTATGGTGGCTGTGAAACAATCCCAGAGTTTCTGGAGGTTTTTGAGATATTGTCCGATATCCTTACTTCACCTGGACAATTGTTTACAGATTCTGAAAAG GATCCGAAAAGAGATGGGGGTATCATAGTGCCTTGCTTCCTGCTGTTTTTGGTTTCCTTTGGCTTGCTACTCCTAGGAATATTG ATTTGGTATCTGCTGAAGACACCTCCAGATCCCCCATTTCCCCTCCAAGAGGACAGGCGACAGTCTGTAAGCCGCCAGCCTTCATTCACCTATTCCGAGTGGACAGAGGACAAAACTGAAGATGAATTCCTCGATCTGGACCCCGTGCCAGAGACACCAGTATTTGACTGTGTGATGGATATGAAAGTAGAGACAGATCCAGCAACCCTAACGGTTAAATCTGTGGGACTGCAAGAAAG GAGGGGTTCAAATGTTTCACTCACATTGGACATGTGCACTCCAGGCTGTTCTGAGCAAGGGTTTGGCTATATTATGTCCCCAAAGGAAGAGTCAGCTCGAGAATACCTCCAGACGGCATCAAACGTTCTCACTGAGGAGGAGCTACACCAGAAAGCATTAGATTCTTTTGTAGTCCAGACAGAGTTTTTT GAAATTCCGATGAACTTTGTTGATCCAAAGGAATATGATATTCCAGGTTTGGTCCGAAAGAATCGCTACAAAACAATTCTCCCAA ATCCTCACAGCAGAGTGTGCCTTACCTCAGACGATCAAGATGATCCCCTGAGCTCTTACATCAATGCCAACTACATCAGG AAATGTACAGAATACTGGCCAGAAGAACAGGTTACCTATGAAGGAATTGAAATCACAGTTAAAAGAGTTATACAAGCAGACGATTACCGGTTAAGGCTTATTACCCTAAAG AAGGGTGAAGAAATAAGAAATCTGAAACACTACTGGTATACTTCTTGGCCAGATCAGAAGACTCCTGATCAAGCACCAGCCCTGTTGCAGCTGGTTCAGGAAGTGGAAGAGGCCACACAGTGTGCAGAAGAACAGAATGCTCCAATCATAGTTCACTGCAG tGCAGGGATTGGTAGGACTGGCTGCTTCATTGCCACCAGCATTTGCTGCAAACAGTGGAAGAACGAGGGCGCAGTTGACATACTCAGAACAACCTGCCAGCTACGGCTAGACAG
- the PTPN5 gene encoding tyrosine-protein phosphatase non-receptor type 5 isoform X2, with protein sequence MSKAVPCYNQVISLMFWYGGCETIPEFLEVFEILSDILTSPGQLFTDSEKDPKRDGGIIVPCFLLFLVSFGLLLLGILIWYLLKTPPDPPFPLQEDRRQSVSRQPSFTYSEWTEDKTEDEFLDLDPVPETPVFDCVMDMKVETDPATLTVKSVGLQERRGSNVSLTLDMCTPGCSEQGFGYIMSPKEESAREYLQTASNVLTEEELHQKALDSFVVQTEFFEIPMNFVDPKEYDIPGLVRKNRYKTILPNPHSRVCLTSDDQDDPLSSYINANYIRGYRGEEKVYIATQGPIVNTVSDFWRMVWQERSPIIVMITNIEEMNEKCTEYWPEEQVTYEGIEITVKRVIQADDYRLRLITLKKGEEIRNLKHYWYTSWPDQKTPDQAPALLQLVQEVEEATQCAEEQNAPIIVHCSAGIGRTGCFIATSICCKQWKNEGAVDILRTTCQLRLDRGGMIQTCEQYQFVHHVMSLYEKQFSRAAAEE encoded by the exons ATGTCAAAAGCTGTGCCATGTTACAACCAG GTTATCTCCCTTATGTTTTGGTATGGTGGCTGTGAAACAATCCCAGAGTTTCTGGAGGTTTTTGAGATATTGTCCGATATCCTTACTTCACCTGGACAATTGTTTACAGATTCTGAAAAG GATCCGAAAAGAGATGGGGGTATCATAGTGCCTTGCTTCCTGCTGTTTTTGGTTTCCTTTGGCTTGCTACTCCTAGGAATATTG ATTTGGTATCTGCTGAAGACACCTCCAGATCCCCCATTTCCCCTCCAAGAGGACAGGCGACAGTCTGTAAGCCGCCAGCCTTCATTCACCTATTCCGAGTGGACAGAGGACAAAACTGAAGATGAATTCCTCGATCTGGACCCCGTGCCAGAGACACCAGTATTTGACTGTGTGATGGATATGAAAGTAGAGACAGATCCAGCAACCCTAACGGTTAAATCTGTGGGACTGCAAGAAAG GAGGGGTTCAAATGTTTCACTCACATTGGACATGTGCACTCCAGGCTGTTCTGAGCAAGGGTTTGGCTATATTATGTCCCCAAAGGAAGAGTCAGCTCGAGAATACCTCCAGACGGCATCAAACGTTCTCACTGAGGAGGAGCTACACCAGAAAGCATTAGATTCTTTTGTAGTCCAGACAGAGTTTTTT GAAATTCCGATGAACTTTGTTGATCCAAAGGAATATGATATTCCAGGTTTGGTCCGAAAGAATCGCTACAAAACAATTCTCCCAA ATCCTCACAGCAGAGTGTGCCTTACCTCAGACGATCAAGATGATCCCCTGAGCTCTTACATCAATGCCAACTACATCAGG GGCTATAGAGGAGAAGAAAAGGTGTACATTGCTACTCAGGGACCCATAGTTAATACTGTCAGTGATTTCTGGAGAATGGTGTGGCAGGAGCGTTCTCCAATTATTGTCATGATTACCAATATAGAAGAGATGAATGAG AAATGTACAGAATACTGGCCAGAAGAACAGGTTACCTATGAAGGAATTGAAATCACAGTTAAAAGAGTTATACAAGCAGACGATTACCGGTTAAGGCTTATTACCCTAAAG AAGGGTGAAGAAATAAGAAATCTGAAACACTACTGGTATACTTCTTGGCCAGATCAGAAGACTCCTGATCAAGCACCAGCCCTGTTGCAGCTGGTTCAGGAAGTGGAAGAGGCCACACAGTGTGCAGAAGAACAGAATGCTCCAATCATAGTTCACTGCAG tGCAGGGATTGGTAGGACTGGCTGCTTCATTGCCACCAGCATTTGCTGCAAACAGTGGAAGAACGAGGGCGCAGTTGACATACTCAGAACAACCTGCCAGCTACGGCTAGACAG
- the PTPN5 gene encoding tyrosine-protein phosphatase non-receptor type 5 isoform X4, with product MEPPNGADAQQELQSKAEQSQKGSSRRTPEHSWVAWWTGGIAYLFALSQILVISLMFWYGGCETIPEFLEVFEILSDILTSPGQLFTDSEKDPKRDGGIIVPCFLLFLVSFGLLLLGILIWYLLKTPPDPPFPLQEDRRQSVSRQPSFTYSEWTEDKTEDEFLDLDPVPETPVFDCVMDMKVETDPATLTVKSVGLQERRGSNVSLTLDMCTPGCSEQGFGYIMSPKEESAREYLQTASNVLTEEELHQKALDSFVVQTEFFEIPMNFVDPKEYDIPGLVRKNRYKTILPNPHSRVCLTSDDQDDPLSSYINANYIRGYRGEEKVYIATQGPIVNTVSDFWRMVWQERSPIIVMITNIEEMNEKCTEYWPEEQVTYEGIEITVKRVIQADDYRLRLITLKKGEEIRNLKHYWYTSWPDQKTPDQAPALLQLVQEVEEATQCAEEQNAPIIVHCRDW from the exons ATGGAACCACCAAATGGAGCTGATGCGCAGCAGGAACTGCAGAGCAAGGCAGAACAATCTCAGAAAGGTTCTTCGAGGAGGACTCCAGAGCATAGCTGGGTGGCTTGGTGGACCGGAGGAATTGCGTATCTGTTCGCCCTGTCACAGATATTG GTTATCTCCCTTATGTTTTGGTATGGTGGCTGTGAAACAATCCCAGAGTTTCTGGAGGTTTTTGAGATATTGTCCGATATCCTTACTTCACCTGGACAATTGTTTACAGATTCTGAAAAG GATCCGAAAAGAGATGGGGGTATCATAGTGCCTTGCTTCCTGCTGTTTTTGGTTTCCTTTGGCTTGCTACTCCTAGGAATATTG ATTTGGTATCTGCTGAAGACACCTCCAGATCCCCCATTTCCCCTCCAAGAGGACAGGCGACAGTCTGTAAGCCGCCAGCCTTCATTCACCTATTCCGAGTGGACAGAGGACAAAACTGAAGATGAATTCCTCGATCTGGACCCCGTGCCAGAGACACCAGTATTTGACTGTGTGATGGATATGAAAGTAGAGACAGATCCAGCAACCCTAACGGTTAAATCTGTGGGACTGCAAGAAAG GAGGGGTTCAAATGTTTCACTCACATTGGACATGTGCACTCCAGGCTGTTCTGAGCAAGGGTTTGGCTATATTATGTCCCCAAAGGAAGAGTCAGCTCGAGAATACCTCCAGACGGCATCAAACGTTCTCACTGAGGAGGAGCTACACCAGAAAGCATTAGATTCTTTTGTAGTCCAGACAGAGTTTTTT GAAATTCCGATGAACTTTGTTGATCCAAAGGAATATGATATTCCAGGTTTGGTCCGAAAGAATCGCTACAAAACAATTCTCCCAA ATCCTCACAGCAGAGTGTGCCTTACCTCAGACGATCAAGATGATCCCCTGAGCTCTTACATCAATGCCAACTACATCAGG GGCTATAGAGGAGAAGAAAAGGTGTACATTGCTACTCAGGGACCCATAGTTAATACTGTCAGTGATTTCTGGAGAATGGTGTGGCAGGAGCGTTCTCCAATTATTGTCATGATTACCAATATAGAAGAGATGAATGAG AAATGTACAGAATACTGGCCAGAAGAACAGGTTACCTATGAAGGAATTGAAATCACAGTTAAAAGAGTTATACAAGCAGACGATTACCGGTTAAGGCTTATTACCCTAAAG AAGGGTGAAGAAATAAGAAATCTGAAACACTACTGGTATACTTCTTGGCCAGATCAGAAGACTCCTGATCAAGCACCAGCCCTGTTGCAGCTGGTTCAGGAAGTGGAAGAGGCCACACAGTGTGCAGAAGAACAGAATGCTCCAATCATAGTTCACTGCAG GGATTGGTAG
- the PTPN5 gene encoding tyrosine-protein phosphatase non-receptor type 5 isoform X1, with protein MEPPNGADAQQELQSKAEQSQKGSSRRTPEHSWVAWWTGGIAYLFALSQILVISLMFWYGGCETIPEFLEVFEILSDILTSPGQLFTDSEKDPKRDGGIIVPCFLLFLVSFGLLLLGILIWYLLKTPPDPPFPLQEDRRQSVSRQPSFTYSEWTEDKTEDEFLDLDPVPETPVFDCVMDMKVETDPATLTVKSVGLQERRGSNVSLTLDMCTPGCSEQGFGYIMSPKEESAREYLQTASNVLTEEELHQKALDSFVVQTEFFEIPMNFVDPKEYDIPGLVRKNRYKTILPNPHSRVCLTSDDQDDPLSSYINANYIRGYRGEEKVYIATQGPIVNTVSDFWRMVWQERSPIIVMITNIEEMNEKCTEYWPEEQVTYEGIEITVKRVIQADDYRLRLITLKKGEEIRNLKHYWYTSWPDQKTPDQAPALLQLVQEVEEATQCAEEQNAPIIVHCSAGIGRTGCFIATSICCKQWKNEGAVDILRTTCQLRLDRGGMIQTCEQYQFVHHVMSLYEKQFSRAAAEE; from the exons ATGGAACCACCAAATGGAGCTGATGCGCAGCAGGAACTGCAGAGCAAGGCAGAACAATCTCAGAAAGGTTCTTCGAGGAGGACTCCAGAGCATAGCTGGGTGGCTTGGTGGACCGGAGGAATTGCGTATCTGTTCGCCCTGTCACAGATATTG GTTATCTCCCTTATGTTTTGGTATGGTGGCTGTGAAACAATCCCAGAGTTTCTGGAGGTTTTTGAGATATTGTCCGATATCCTTACTTCACCTGGACAATTGTTTACAGATTCTGAAAAG GATCCGAAAAGAGATGGGGGTATCATAGTGCCTTGCTTCCTGCTGTTTTTGGTTTCCTTTGGCTTGCTACTCCTAGGAATATTG ATTTGGTATCTGCTGAAGACACCTCCAGATCCCCCATTTCCCCTCCAAGAGGACAGGCGACAGTCTGTAAGCCGCCAGCCTTCATTCACCTATTCCGAGTGGACAGAGGACAAAACTGAAGATGAATTCCTCGATCTGGACCCCGTGCCAGAGACACCAGTATTTGACTGTGTGATGGATATGAAAGTAGAGACAGATCCAGCAACCCTAACGGTTAAATCTGTGGGACTGCAAGAAAG GAGGGGTTCAAATGTTTCACTCACATTGGACATGTGCACTCCAGGCTGTTCTGAGCAAGGGTTTGGCTATATTATGTCCCCAAAGGAAGAGTCAGCTCGAGAATACCTCCAGACGGCATCAAACGTTCTCACTGAGGAGGAGCTACACCAGAAAGCATTAGATTCTTTTGTAGTCCAGACAGAGTTTTTT GAAATTCCGATGAACTTTGTTGATCCAAAGGAATATGATATTCCAGGTTTGGTCCGAAAGAATCGCTACAAAACAATTCTCCCAA ATCCTCACAGCAGAGTGTGCCTTACCTCAGACGATCAAGATGATCCCCTGAGCTCTTACATCAATGCCAACTACATCAGG GGCTATAGAGGAGAAGAAAAGGTGTACATTGCTACTCAGGGACCCATAGTTAATACTGTCAGTGATTTCTGGAGAATGGTGTGGCAGGAGCGTTCTCCAATTATTGTCATGATTACCAATATAGAAGAGATGAATGAG AAATGTACAGAATACTGGCCAGAAGAACAGGTTACCTATGAAGGAATTGAAATCACAGTTAAAAGAGTTATACAAGCAGACGATTACCGGTTAAGGCTTATTACCCTAAAG AAGGGTGAAGAAATAAGAAATCTGAAACACTACTGGTATACTTCTTGGCCAGATCAGAAGACTCCTGATCAAGCACCAGCCCTGTTGCAGCTGGTTCAGGAAGTGGAAGAGGCCACACAGTGTGCAGAAGAACAGAATGCTCCAATCATAGTTCACTGCAG tGCAGGGATTGGTAGGACTGGCTGCTTCATTGCCACCAGCATTTGCTGCAAACAGTGGAAGAACGAGGGCGCAGTTGACATACTCAGAACAACCTGCCAGCTACGGCTAGACAG
- the PTPN5 gene encoding tyrosine-protein phosphatase non-receptor type 5 isoform X5 yields MCDVLLCFCDPKRDGGIIVPCFLLFLVSFGLLLLGILIWYLLKTPPDPPFPLQEDRRQSVSRQPSFTYSEWTEDKTEDEFLDLDPVPETPVFDCVMDMKVETDPATLTVKSVGLQERRGSNVSLTLDMCTPGCSEQGFGYIMSPKEESAREYLQTASNVLTEEELHQKALDSFVVQTEFFEIPMNFVDPKEYDIPGLVRKNRYKTILPNPHSRVCLTSDDQDDPLSSYINANYIRGYRGEEKVYIATQGPIVNTVSDFWRMVWQERSPIIVMITNIEEMNEKCTEYWPEEQVTYEGIEITVKRVIQADDYRLRLITLKKGEEIRNLKHYWYTSWPDQKTPDQAPALLQLVQEVEEATQCAEEQNAPIIVHCSAGIGRTGCFIATSICCKQWKNEGAVDILRTTCQLRLDRGGMIQTCEQYQFVHHVMSLYEKQFSRAAAEE; encoded by the exons atgtgtgatgttctgttgtgtttttgt GATCCGAAAAGAGATGGGGGTATCATAGTGCCTTGCTTCCTGCTGTTTTTGGTTTCCTTTGGCTTGCTACTCCTAGGAATATTG ATTTGGTATCTGCTGAAGACACCTCCAGATCCCCCATTTCCCCTCCAAGAGGACAGGCGACAGTCTGTAAGCCGCCAGCCTTCATTCACCTATTCCGAGTGGACAGAGGACAAAACTGAAGATGAATTCCTCGATCTGGACCCCGTGCCAGAGACACCAGTATTTGACTGTGTGATGGATATGAAAGTAGAGACAGATCCAGCAACCCTAACGGTTAAATCTGTGGGACTGCAAGAAAG GAGGGGTTCAAATGTTTCACTCACATTGGACATGTGCACTCCAGGCTGTTCTGAGCAAGGGTTTGGCTATATTATGTCCCCAAAGGAAGAGTCAGCTCGAGAATACCTCCAGACGGCATCAAACGTTCTCACTGAGGAGGAGCTACACCAGAAAGCATTAGATTCTTTTGTAGTCCAGACAGAGTTTTTT GAAATTCCGATGAACTTTGTTGATCCAAAGGAATATGATATTCCAGGTTTGGTCCGAAAGAATCGCTACAAAACAATTCTCCCAA ATCCTCACAGCAGAGTGTGCCTTACCTCAGACGATCAAGATGATCCCCTGAGCTCTTACATCAATGCCAACTACATCAGG GGCTATAGAGGAGAAGAAAAGGTGTACATTGCTACTCAGGGACCCATAGTTAATACTGTCAGTGATTTCTGGAGAATGGTGTGGCAGGAGCGTTCTCCAATTATTGTCATGATTACCAATATAGAAGAGATGAATGAG AAATGTACAGAATACTGGCCAGAAGAACAGGTTACCTATGAAGGAATTGAAATCACAGTTAAAAGAGTTATACAAGCAGACGATTACCGGTTAAGGCTTATTACCCTAAAG AAGGGTGAAGAAATAAGAAATCTGAAACACTACTGGTATACTTCTTGGCCAGATCAGAAGACTCCTGATCAAGCACCAGCCCTGTTGCAGCTGGTTCAGGAAGTGGAAGAGGCCACACAGTGTGCAGAAGAACAGAATGCTCCAATCATAGTTCACTGCAG tGCAGGGATTGGTAGGACTGGCTGCTTCATTGCCACCAGCATTTGCTGCAAACAGTGGAAGAACGAGGGCGCAGTTGACATACTCAGAACAACCTGCCAGCTACGGCTAGACAG